DNA sequence from the Oryza brachyantha chromosome 5, ObraRS2, whole genome shotgun sequence genome:
GCCCAGATCGGGAGCCGCGGAGCGAACCCGCTTCTTCGtcgactcgtcgtcgtcttcctcctcctcgcctccgtCATCCACGCGCTCACGCTGCAGCTGGGTCcggcccccgcccccgcggcgtgcggcgcgcgcgcgcgcgcgtcagCGTCGCACCAACTCTAATACTACTACCGCCGTGGCGCCACCCAGAATTCCGCTCCCCCACCTTTACCTCTTCCCCCtttctccgcctccgcctcctccgcgagTGAGCCCTCACCTAGAGACGGCAGCGGTTTGGGCGGCGCGATTTGGTTCCAATCCGTTCCAGGCAACCGACTCTGCGGCCCGAGCGGAGGCCCGATCGGGTTGGCAGGCAGGGAGTTGAAGTGATCCGCCTGtaccccccccccaccccccccccccccccccccccggcgcGCGCATGCTCATTTGGGGCGGCAGGTGAGGGGGAGACGTGGGGGGTggggagtggagtggagtggagggGTTTCGGCGGGGATGTGGGAGGTGGCGTGGAGGCCCGGGACGTGGGGCGGGCTGGCGATGCGGGTGGGGCAGGtcgccttcgccggcgccTCCATCGGCGTCATGGCGTCCGGGACCGGCTTCGCCAACTACACTGCCTTCTGGTATGGTGCCCTCTCGCGTTCCGTTTGATTTTGGGTGGAGTTTCGTCTTGTGGTGGTTGATCCGTGTAGTGTCGTCTCTCTCGCCTGGAGCAATGGGAGTAGATTGGTGGTAGATTAGAAGGTTAATTTCGGTTGGGGTGTAGTGATGAGCACGAATTATGCCGTTATGATTTTGTCCATGATTAATGAGTAATTGACTTGCGGCTTTCCAGAATTGGGGTGCTTCACTAATTTGATAGTACAACCATAGAAATGCGAGCCTTTCTTTCACTATGAAGTGGCAACTATGCGTTAGTAAGTTACAACCTACAACCTCTGAAAAGAtctgataaaaatatgaagcTATCACTATACCGTCTAGTTGTTTATGCGGATGAGGTATATGTCTATGTCAACTTATAGAATTGGCCTTCGTTGTTAATGCTGGCTATACCGCTATACCAGCAAAGATAGTTCATAGTCCCCTTCAattgtttctatttttcatatgaggcatatggatttttttttcgacGGGAACAAGGTAGAGCCAGCTCTACCTTATAAGCCATTTTCTTTGGCTATGACAGCTTCAAGACATCATAATGTTGTTTCTGAATTATTGGTGAGATCGAGCAGTCCTAATTTCTTCCATAAGAATTTGGCTGCTCGACATCCTCAaagaatatgattttttatttcatggcCTGGGCATAAATCACAGTGAGGATTGTCATCCCATTGTTTTTTCGTCACATTAGCTTTAGTACAACCTATCTCTGAAGGCGAACCAAAAGAATACCTTGCAGGAATTTGGAATGGTTTTTATCCATCAGCTGTTCTCCAAATTGTCCAATTAACTAGCAGTTGGTATGCACTTAAAGttgtaatttgttttcaaGTTATAAAAATTCTCTCTGGTCAGGTACCTCGGGTCTGGGAGGGAAATTATTCAGATTTTTGTTTAACACGTGTAGCTCTATCTGTGCTTGTTGGGAGAGATCGGGTGCACCTTAATGATTGTATTACAATTCTAGTGCCTTGATGAGCTTTTCTTGGTAAATTTGTGTGCAGTCCATTTTAGTAGGTATCAATACAGCATTCATACTTGTATTCATACGCTCTTTGGCACAATCTGCCTTTGAATAATGAGTTTGTTGTGGCTTTCAAATTTCAGCTACTTGATTGCATCAATGGGATTACAATCATTGTGGAGCTTGGGACTTGCATGCCTTGACGTGTATGCCTTGACAGTCAAAAGGGATCTAAACAATGCTCTTCTTGTGAGCTTATTTGTCATTGGAGACTGGGTAACGATTAAACTCTGTAATTATATCACTTGTTGCCTTGATTTTTTCCGTTTgatccaaaaaaaacttagatCAGCTCCACTAGATTGTTTGTGATAGTTAGCCAGGCACATCCTATATAATGTTATATTTCCTCCAAGAGCAAACAACACACTAGTGCCTTTTAGAAGGTACAATAGGTCAGGCAACTTCTGTTGATTTGTgccttttattttctgaagATAAATGATTGCTGCACGTAAGTACACTCTATTATATGGCGTGGGGGAGCTtggtttgttgttgtttttgtggTAATTCAAGCtcgttttattttctatataaaaatactattGGTGACATAGGAATATCTGTTCTCTGCATGGCATGAACCTGGTTTGGGTTGAGTTTTCAATCAAATCACacatttttttggcaattgGGGTGTCATTCATGTAACCACTTCTGTAGTTCACAGCTTTCGGCTGCATTATATTGAATCCATCTATTTGATGCAGGTAACAGCACTTCTGTCCTTCGCTGCATCTTGCTCAGCTGGAGGTGTTATGGTTCTCTTTAAAAGGGATGTGCTTTTCTGCAGAAGGTATCCACAATTGCCTTGTGGGAGATTTGAACTTGCTGTAGCGCTTGCTTTTTTGTCTTGGGCACTTAGTGCTACATCAGCTATCATCATGTTCTGTCTCCTGGCTGCATTCTAATCTTGCATATAATCCTGTGTAAGTTCTGTTTATAGTgctggggttttttttttctgctttatCTTGTTAGGTTTGCTTTTGTATAGGATGATTTTCAAGAATATGTAGTGAACCACACGACCGAAAAGTGGTAATGCTGGGGAAGTTCATAAGTCAATTGGAGTGAACATTTCCTTGAAACTACTGAATCGAAGATTTGATcgaattgttcaggtttttcATGTTGCAACTTCTGATTCACAACTCGTCTTCTTTGCATTATGTTTTGGTTAGTTGTTCATAGTAAAGTTTTTAGAGAGAGTACTTGGTATCTGACGTTGCGGGAGCTGCTTCTTGATGTATGGACCTGGCGATGCAGCATTTGTGATTGTCCTAGCAGGTTTAAGAATGGCGGCATGTTGCATTCTTGCAATTACATTGGCGATTAGTGTGTAATAGCCATTAGCCAGTCGTGACCAAGCAGGCAGGTATAGATGGCAGGTCACTCCGCTTGATAATATGGCGTACGTCTTTGGTGAGTCCATCTGTCCATGCACACTTAAATGTTCTTTGCATAATGGAATAAAAAACACACTTTAATCAGTCACAATTGTCCTGAAAATAGTCCCAGAGGTGCCATGTCAATTCTGTGCCATGCCATGGCGCTGCATCGCTGGCCCGCTGCATGCTGTCCACAGAAAGAAATAAGCTAGGGAATCTCATATCAGAATTGTTTCTGAAATCCGCAGAAAAATTACACCATGTTGAGTACATCCCTCTACGTCACTAGCTCATCTGAGTACAGATAAGTTCTGATCAAATTCAGCACACGGGTGAGAGCCCACAGCGCGAGCCAACAAAAACTACTAGACGACTCAGATTATGTCTCAAATCTTTTtgcctatgcttatatttataagacaattaaaatttcaaaacttatttatCACTCTGGTTTACTGTAAGAGACCTCCAACCTTCTCGATACTCAGGCTATTAGGAAGTAGGAACACAAATTAACAGATGCCCGCTATAAACACCCAAATTTTTGATGGGCCTGGAGTCCTGGAAACTAGTCCCAAGTGCAAGCTATCATAGGCTGGGTGTACCTAGTGCAGAATCTAGAAAATGAGTTCAGAATAATACCGCGCAAACAAGTTACCTGGATGGCCACTTCAAGCAAGGTGAGATACCATCACAACTTCACAAGCATGTTGAGAAAGCTTGTAGTTTTAGCATCAAGAACATATCTGAAAAAGGATGTAAACTATGACCTTTTATTTGGAGAAACTAATGTTGCATGTGTTTTATACACACTTTTTCCACTGTGCAATTTTATCTGAAAATTTCCCCGCCATGCACTAATTACTCTGACCGCGGGAATGATATGGATGCAAAACTTTGAGTACAAATCTTGAAAACTGTCTAGTAGCTTTGAGAACAGTCATACAAGTTACACAACTGTAAAATCCATGTGTTGGTTTTTATGTTGTGATGAAAATTTGGTAAAGTAGTGGCTGGAAATGTGGTTTAGATGTTGGACAAATCTCATTATATGATCAACTATTTGTAATGGGCATTTTATTTCCAGTTCATAGAAAAACACTTAAATTGTATTGCACGTCCTGACGAGCATGGGGCCTACCTAGGGTTGCCAAGCGGTGGATGCACCGCTGATTTACACGAGCTTTCATCTAGGTAGGGTTTTTGTCATATGCTACCTTATTTCATAAcgtaatatgtttgacttttttgattgcaacgtttgactatttgtcttatttactAGCCAAGCGAGCATAGTGTAATTAGTTAGGCTTCTCTAGTGAAATATGTCTATCCTGGTTTAAGTAGAGCATGTGCTCatatttatggctaattattCTTTTGGTTAAAAGGCGGTGTGCCTGTTGATAGCAAGATACCTCATGGTGACTTCATCGATTTCAATATATGCCAGTCTAGTTGTCTAGAATGTGTTCATAGATGGGAGTATACGTGCGTATACATAAACACATGTTTGTCTATGTTTTGCAGAAaagttataataaattatatagtaaATTGCACTTTGCGCTACTTTTTATTACCCAAGTTTCACATTTGACACCCTTAAACATACTTTTAGTTCACACTATGTGAATTTACCATCGTTGAAGTTTAAACTAACCTAAACAACTTCTCTGTCCACGTCCGTCCTCCCTTTCAAAAATTGTATAGAATGCACATACATGGGAGTTTGTCGATATAGCAGAGGCTATATATTTCAGATCATTTATGtgtactaaaaaaattaattgttcgGTTTAGTCTAAACCAGAACGACGATTTATCTAttctaaagaaaagaaaagatagttTTAAGGGTGCTTCGTCACTCTTTTCgattctctttcttttttgcacgAATATAAAAGAGAAGCGTACAGATTACATAATGTATGATGACGTCCATTGAGGACCGACTTTCATGGGCTTTAAGGCACATAGAAAACGGCCCAATTTGATCCAAACCCGACGGGTTAGCTCGGACCTCCCAGCGAGGGTACGGCCCATGAAATCGtccttgagaaaaaaaattgcctgCGCCGGTTGTTTTGGATGGGCTCATAATCTAGTCCGTGTATATTTGATCGAACGGTCATAGGCAACCCACCACCTGGGTCGGAAAAATAGATCGGTGGCTTTCTTCCTCACCGGCCTGACCGccgcctgcggcggcgccatggcgTCCTTCGCCGCTGTTTGTCACGGAAGCTACGCCGGTCGGTCGTGATCTTTGCTAAAGCACAAACTATGCCATTGAGATTCAGCGCATCGCTCCCAATCTTTGGTTGAagttaaaaaaagaagaagagagcaGCCAATTAATTGCAGTTATGGCCCAGAAGAGCAGTTGCAACTTATTCTATAATCCCCAGCTCCTCCAAACAAAAGATTTTAACAATACTTAgttatataatttagaaaataaactaaaatactgAAGCTGGaacgtagttttttttttatatattctcaCCGGTTGGCTATTCAATAATTGCTTCTTAGAATTTTGAGTTCTCAAACAGTGACATTATGAATTTATGACGAAGAAAGAGAGATTGAAGCTTGAACTATACTGAAGAACCAGGGGTCTTACCAGGATGCAATCTTAAATACTTtcctctttatttttcttggcaaccatgcatgtatatatacgttTTGTACATTTACTTGATGGCATTATACACAACTCTCCActctaattatatatgatgcaGAGATCTCCTTGGGAGAACTTGCACCCATGCAATCATATCTGCACATTTCCACATATCACAAactgaaaagagaagaaagtagaaaaaaaaagaaagagagtaaCATATACTGCAACTTACGCTAATAATATTCACAGTTGCTCAATCTGCATACCACAATAATCTACCTCCATTGCTACCATCTAAACAAGTCTTCACTTGTTTTTGCTTCCGTTTGAgtttgctttctttcttgttgcCACCCACTTGCACTCCCATCGCCATGATCATTCATGGTGCCACGGGCGCCGACCGACGGTGATGCACCGTGCACCGCAGCGGGGaccgtcgcggcggcgcgtcggagTCAGCCGCCGTCGTCTGGGAGAAGAGGCCGCCCATCATCGCCGCCTGCTGCTGGTACCGGCCGGAGTCACCGGGGAGACGGAAGTAggacgtcgacggcgatggcTCGTCGAAGAAGAGGTCGCCCAGCGAGACCTGCCCTTCTTTCTTGTACTGCACTATGGCCTTGTAGATGAACGGGATGAAGCCCTCCATGAGCAGAACCTGCAAAAAAATCTCTGCTAGCCCTGCTAGAATTTTCAGAATGAGATCGAGCTTGTTTCAGAGAGCTGGAGAGGAATAAAGAGAAGAGCAGTTAGGACACTTGAGAGAGAGGTTATCTCTTAGGCTGGCAATGGAGGGTGATGTGAGCTTAAAAAGAGAGGCAAAGAAACCTGAACTGGATAGAGACAAATAGGAGTACTTGTTAAGGATGTAACTGGAACTACTTGTATTAGCCAGGCAGTATCCTACtgcaattattaatttttcctCTGACAAAACTTGAGCTTAACTCTGAATTAAATTTGTCATGTTCAGAGACACGTACATGGCTTTCAGGTTTTATCTTCTTAATAAATAGGAGTTGTGCACTGGGATTTTTTCCTGCGAGAAGAGGCCAAGACTTGAACGCAAGGGATGTTTCAGTCTTAGAAGGCGAGTTTTACAAGTGGACAGTGATGTGGTGAGTGCAGggatttctttttctcaagTTTAACCCTTGGAAGCATGCGCCTATGGCTTACCTgctacaaaagaaaagaaagctcCTCTTTCAGATCATGATTGAGCATCAagatgaagttttttttttcatctcatGTTTTCCAGTGGCGTAATCAGTTGGAAAACAAGAATTTTCGCTTTGAATTGCGTCACTCCAGCCGACTCCCGCCAGGCTAGGACAAGGCCATCAATCAATTCAGGTGATGACTTCTGAATCACTTGTTTTGAGTTGTTGCATACCAAGGATGATTACACTAAAGAAAGATTGCAGCTCGTGTGgctaagagagaagagaagaacgGAAGGATGACCGCAGAAATTGACCTGCTTAAAGTAATAATAAGAGTATaggtttgtttatttgatcCTCTCGAAGACTGAAGATGCCGATCAGACGACAGTTCATACGGATAGATATTTCATCGGCTGCCACTTGTGCTGTGTCAGCAGCAGTCTGATTTGTCTCTTGCCTGGATAGTTGCATCTGATAAGCTAGGTAGCGTTTTAAAATTGGCAATGATGTGTTTGTCCCAACTAACTGTATTTAGAATGGGATCAGAGACCACAGATTTCAGCTAGggctcacaagtcacaacttCGGCTTgaagtttccaaaattttgggTCTACCGGTGGGTTCGCGTAGGATgttcctccgttccaaaattcCGAAATCGTTTGACTTCagcacaaaaagaaaatcaaattcaGTCAAAATCTATTcattgtttataaaaaaaagtctgaAAATTTGCATTCAGTTTTCAAATCTCGGGTCAGCTTCAGACATCTATTCAAATTTTCAGTCCCCCAAAACAAATTCCTTTTCATCCCTGCACACTGAATTCAGCGTAAAACCGGATAAACTTGGTTCTTCTGAACTTAAGATACGGCCGCTTTCTTTGAGATTCAGCATTGCAAAATCCGCATGCCGTTATCTGATCTACCAACTTAAGAGCGACACTCTGGCAAGTTGGATGATTATCCTATTGGGTGATTCGTTGGCGGACAGGGTTTTCTGTTGGCGCTCCCGGAAAGGAACGCACATATTTTTGCACTTTGCCGGTACAATTTCGATGTCGACTCGGCACCAAAAACGCGAGTACGAACCGAGGAAGTTGAATCCTAACCGGCGACTTAGCAGATAATTGTTTTAGGCTCTAGGCTTTATCAGAACGCCGGATAATGCCTGCAATGTGACTGGTGAAACGGGAAGAAATAGGTACTACAGCAGACCCATGAAGCAGGCTGCAAGATGTCAGCAAGTCTAGCTCGAGTTGACAAACCggtcaaagtaaaaaaaaaataaaaccagatttaaaatttttgacaatATTTATTCGGTGGTTTTCATGACAAACCGGCAAAACACCCGGGAGCAAATTTCAATCAGTTtcgggtgattgtttgtctttttttaataaaaaaaattaaacggcatatttacaaacaaaaaaaattatgaataagtATTCTGAGCGATCTAGTGCTgaaaaactttgatgaaaaaaatctcaaaattaatttaaaatttacgactaaaaatttaaaatttgacttataagcataagtataagcgaaaagacagAGGTGTAACGGTTTTGTGAACCCTAGTATATGGAGTGTCTTTGTGCTattaagagcatcccaacagctcatttaaatttggtcataaatatatttatttaaatgatcatctaaaataattttattatttatatctcTGTGTACTTTAGCAGATATTCTTTTTGGATGATAAAGAGAGAATATTcaaatatagagttttgaatgacatccaaaaatagaagaTGAGATGTATGTT
Encoded proteins:
- the LOC102711262 gene encoding CASP-like protein 5B2 isoform X2, with the translated sequence MWEVAWRPGTWGGLAMRVGQVAFAGASIGVMASGTGFANYTAFCYLIASMGLQSLWSLGLACLDVYALTVKRDLNNALLVSLFVIGDWVTALLSFAASCSAGGVMVLFKRDVLFCRRMIFKNM
- the LOC102711262 gene encoding CASP-like protein 5B2 isoform X1 is translated as MWEVAWRPGTWGGLAMRVGQVAFAGASIGVMASGTGFANYTAFCYLIASMGLQSLWSLGLACLDVYALTVKRDLNNALLVSLFVIGDWVTALLSFAASCSAGGVMVLFKRDVLFCRRYPQLPCGRFELAVALAFLSWALSATSAIIMFCLLAAF